One Brassica oleracea var. oleracea cultivar TO1000 chromosome C7, BOL, whole genome shotgun sequence genomic window carries:
- the LOC106305693 gene encoding LOW QUALITY PROTEIN: wall-associated receptor kinase-like 18 (The sequence of the model RefSeq protein was modified relative to this genomic sequence to represent the inferred CDS: deleted 2 bases in 2 codons), with protein sequence MIYENTSCIIFLKFLLLLILYFAGLVSSCESHCGDVEILYPFGIGKGCYLEKSYEIQCRNTTSSGRQIPFLSAIGKEVVYISLPTEETFLSSQSSDIVHYLTYGLVRVKTPIISAGCLAGGEEFIESIMNFTGTPFFIDDTNSLIAVVCNAKVSLTHIKPNMVGCELICNTSEDQPSNNIPFLDKAGCSSKKLSYRSYEGCTVNRPEEAECDGNGCCQVSLPNDPQQAIGIRIESNDGNSTTRTREEHCRVAFITDEVYTLYNATKPRQLFGKKYATFTLRWVIQTKNHSFLSSLRCANIKDNGHTSNSIGPQLKCLCDQSNISEITYVHCGCKKGFTGNAYIRDGCQDVNECQTLSYPPCRKGETCVNTQGDYDCVGDKKKPILIGVGSGFGVLVLVGGVWWLRKFLIKRRVTKRKKKFFKRNGGLLLQQELNTKEGNVEKTRIFSLRELEKATENFSQNRVLGHGGQGTVYKGMLLDGRTVAVKKSKVIDEDKLQEFINEVVILSQINHRHIVKLLGCCLETEVPMLVYEFIINGNLFQHIQEESDDYTMVWGMRLRIAVDVAGALSYLHSSASSPIYHRDIKSSNILLDEKYRAKVADFGTSRSVTIDQTHWTTVVSGTVGYVDPEYYRSSQYTEKSDVYSFGAILAELITGDKPVIMVQNTREIVSLADHFRIAMKENRLSNIMDARIKDDCKPEQVMAVANLALKCLSWKGKKRPNMRQVFMELERICTSPEGLQEQNRNDEESQEEEEEEEEDVNMINKECTSWSVSVTAPAVCTVASPSSSDVEPLFPRLTWCDSYQVRVMVNKFDNLVKVS encoded by the exons ATGATCTACGAGAATACAAGTTGCATAATTTTCTTGAAGTTTCTACTTTTGCTGATCCTGTACTTTGCAGGACTCGTTTCTTCTTGTGAAAGTCACTGTGGAGATGTGGAGATCCTATACCCTTTTGGAATCGGAAAAGGTTGCTACCTGGAGAAGTCTTACGAGATCCAATGTCGTAATACCACTTCTTCAGGAAGGCAGATCCCTTTCCTCTCTGCTATAGGCAAAGAAGTCGTGTATATATCTCTTCCCACTGAAGAAACTTTTCTTAGTTCTCAATCAAGCGATATAGTTCATTATCTAACATATGGGTTAGTTCGTGTCAAAACCCCCATAATATCTGCAGGATGTCTGGCCGGTGGAGAAGAGTTCATAGAATCAATAATGAACTTCACG GGTACCCCTTTTTTCATTGACGACACAAACAGTCTCATAGCGGTTGTTTGCAATGCCAAAGTGTCCCTGACACATATAAAGCCGAACATGGTGGGATGCGAGTTGATTTGTAATACCAGCGAAGACCAGCCTAGCAACAACATACCTTTTCTCGACAAAGCAGGGTGCTCGAGCAAGAAACTGTCATATAGATCCTATGAGGGTTGTACAGTAAACCGACCAGAAGAAGCTGAATGCGATGGTAACGGATGTTGTCAGGTTAGTCTACCTAACGACCCTCAACAAGCTATTGGTATCAGAATTGAAAGCAATGATGGAAATTCAACAACAAGAACAAGAGAAGAACATTGTAGAGTCGCCTTCATTACAGATGAAGTCTACACTTTGTACAATGCGACAAAACCACGACAGTTATTTGGTAAGAAATATGCTACGTTTACTCTAAGATGGGTAATCCAGACGAAGAATCATTCTTTCCTGAGCTCTTTGCGCTGCGCCAACATAAAAGATAATGGTCATACTAGTAACTCTATTGGACCCCAATTGAAGTGTTTATGTGACCAAAGCAACATTTCTGAGATTACTTATGTACACTGTGGTTGCAAAAAGGGTTTCACAGGTAACGCATATATCCGGGACGGATGCCAAG ATGTTAATGAATGCCAAACCCTATCGTACCCCCCATGTCGAAAAGGAGAAACTTGTGTGAATACTCAAGGAGACTATGACTGCGTTGGTGACAAGAAAAAACCAATACTCATAG GGGTCGGCTCAGGTTTTGGTGTCTTAGTCCTAGTTGGTGGAGTTTGGTGGCTGAGAAAGTTTCTAATAAAGAGAAGGGTGACAAAGAGGAAGAAAAAGTTCTTCAAACGTAATGGAGGACTACTATTACAACAAGAACTAAACACAAAAGAAGGCAATGTCGAAAAGACTAGAATCTTCAGCTTAAGAGAGTTGGAGAAAGCCACTGAAAATTTCAGCCAAAACAGAGTTCTTGGACATGGAGGTCAAGGCACTGTGTACAAAGGCATGCTCTTAGATGGTAGAACCGTGGCAGTCAAGAAATCCAAAGTTATAGATGAAGACAAGCTACAAGAGTTCATCAACGAGGTGGTAATTCTCTCCCAGATCAACCATAGACACATCGTCAAACTCTTGGGATGTTGTCTTGAGACAGAAGTTCCTATGCTGGTTTACGAGTTCATCATCAACGGAAACCTCTTCCAGCATATCCAAGAAGAGTCTGATGATTACACTATGGTATGGGGAATGCGTCTGCGCATTGCTGTGGACGTCGCAGGAGCTCTCTCTTATCTTCACTCTTCAGCAAGTTCTCCAATCTACCATAGAGACATAAAGTCATCAAACATATTACTAGACGAGAAGTACCGAGCCAAGGTGGCTGATTTTGGAACATCAAGGTCAGTGACCATAGATCAAACTCACTGGACAACGGTTGTTTCAGGTACAGTTGGGTATGTGGATCCGGAGTATTACCGGTCCAGCCAATATACAGAAAAGAGCGATGTTTATAGCTTTGGAGCCATTCTAGCTGAACTTATTACTGGAGACAAGCCTGTCATAATGGTGCAAAACACTCGAGAAATAGTAAGCTTGGCAGATCATTTTAGAATCGCCATGAAGGAGAATAGACTTTCTAATATTATGGATGCTCGGATAAAAGATGATTGCAAACCGGAACAAGTAATGGCAGTGGCAAATCTGGCGTTGAAGTGTTTGAGCTGGAAAGGAAAGAAACGTCCAAATATGAGACAAGTTTTTATGGAGTTGGAGAGAATTTGTACTTCTCCAGAGGGTTTACAGGAGCAGAATCGGAATGATGAAGAAAGCCAAGAGGAGGAGGAGGAGGAAGAAGAAGATGTGAATATGATAAACAAGGAA TGTACGTCTTGGAGTGTTAGTGTGACTGCTCCAGCCGTTTGTACTGTGGCTTCACCTTCCTCTTCAGATGTTGAACCGTTGTTTCCTCGTCTTACATGGTGTGACTCATATCAGGTTAGAGTGATGGTGAATAAATTTGATAATCTTGTTAAAGTTAGTTAG